The following coding sequences lie in one Streptomyces sp. NBC_00510 genomic window:
- a CDS encoding recombinase family protein translates to MIRFAFAGRCSTEDLQDPEASRNWQLTRVRALIEPAGGHIVTEYFDIGHSRSLPWQRRPRANALLKALRDPHRGFDAVVIGEPQRTFYGNQFGNTFPVFVHFHIPLWVPEVGGPIDPDNEAHDLVMSVFGGMSKGERNRIKIRVRTAMSSQDQLQGRHLGGRPPYGYLLGDAGPHPNPAKAAAGQRIHRLEPDPAAAPIVARIFQMYVGGISDKAIATQLTREGIPCPSAHDPARNPTARKPPGKPAPSAPSSPTPATPATKSGTSSARKSTSTTSTTSPSATAPA, encoded by the coding sequence GTGATCCGTTTCGCCTTCGCCGGACGCTGCTCGACCGAGGACCTGCAAGATCCGGAGGCCTCCAGAAACTGGCAGCTCACCCGCGTCCGAGCCCTGATCGAGCCCGCCGGGGGCCACATCGTCACCGAGTACTTCGACATCGGCCACAGCCGCTCCCTGCCCTGGCAGCGCCGCCCCCGCGCCAACGCACTCCTTAAGGCCCTCCGCGACCCGCACCGCGGATTCGACGCCGTCGTCATCGGCGAGCCGCAGCGCACCTTCTACGGCAACCAGTTCGGCAACACCTTCCCCGTCTTCGTCCACTTCCACATCCCCCTGTGGGTGCCGGAGGTCGGCGGACCCATCGACCCCGACAACGAAGCCCACGACCTCGTCATGTCCGTCTTCGGCGGCATGAGCAAAGGAGAACGCAACCGCATCAAAATCCGGGTACGGACCGCCATGAGCTCCCAAGACCAGCTCCAGGGCCGCCACCTCGGCGGACGCCCCCCATACGGGTACCTGCTCGGCGACGCCGGGCCCCACCCGAATCCGGCGAAGGCCGCGGCCGGACAGCGCATCCACCGGCTGGAACCCGACCCCGCCGCCGCCCCCATCGTGGCGCGGATCTTCCAGATGTACGTCGGCGGCATAAGCGACAAGGCCATCGCCACCCAACTCACCCGGGAAGGCATCCCCTGCCCCTCCGCCCACGACCCGGCCCGCAACCCCACCGCAAGAAAACCGCCTGGCAAGCCGGCGCCGTCCGCGCCATCCTCACCAACCCCCGCTACACCGGCTACGAAATCTGGAACAAGCAGCGCAAGGAAGAGCACCTCTACGACGTCGACGACGTCACCCTCGGCCACCGCACCCGCATGA
- a CDS encoding recombinase family protein, whose protein sequence is MLTNPRYTGYEIWNKQRKEEHLYDVDDVTLGHRTRMTHNPAEQWAWSNETAHQALVTTQLFDTVKTIRQQRARAPQRLERPGRQRGPGQRAYALRGRVRCETCGRKMQPATIRHTVYYRCEFKD, encoded by the coding sequence ATCCTCACCAACCCCCGCTACACCGGCTACGAAATCTGGAACAAGCAGCGCAAGGAAGAGCACCTCTACGACGTCGACGACGTCACCCTCGGCCACCGCACCCGCATGACCCACAACCCGGCCGAACAATGGGCATGGTCCAACGAAACCGCTCACCAGGCGCTCGTCACCACCCAACTCTTCGACACCGTCAAGACAATCCGTCAGCAGCGCGCCCGCGCGCCGCAGCGCCTCGAACGCCCCGGACGACAACGAGGGCCGGGGCAACGGGCGTACGCGCTGCGAGGGCGGGTGCGATGTGAGACGTGCGGGCGCAAGATGCAGCCCGCGACGATCCGCCACACGGTCTACTACCGCTGCGAGTTCAAGGATTAG
- a CDS encoding aldehyde dehydrogenase family protein, producing the protein MTLTLKPGTAWTDAWRRCLRAAPEAFREDRVLNLWAGAWRADGRILPATSPVDGTPVAGVPRLDVDTARQAVRAALDQHRAWRVIPLPERRARVSAALDALAEHRVLLALLLVWEIGKPWRLALADVDRAIDGVRWYVGGIDDMVEWRRPLPGPVGNIAGWNYPMSILVHAMLVQALAGNAAIARTPTDGGPACLTLACALIAREDVPVTLVSGGDEVCEALVRAPEIGCVCSVGGRDAGDRVAAALTDPGLRHVIGQEGLNTWGVWDYSDWESLAGHLRGTFDYAKQRRTAYPRFVVRRELLADFLSAYLPVVRSVRLGHPLAVDDPGDDLPELDFGPLINAAKAKELEDLVSEAIDRGATPLHRGSLADARLLPGQDTSAYLAPVTLLDPPATSPLHHAEPFGPVDTIVLVDTEAELLAAMNAGDGALVATLSTDDEDTYARLAPDIRAFKVGHNRPRSRGDRAEPFGGLGASWRGAFVGGDLLVRAVTRGPAGERPPGNFPGYHLMPPEAV; encoded by the coding sequence ATGACCCTCACCCTCAAACCCGGAACGGCCTGGACGGACGCCTGGCGGCGGTGCCTGCGGGCCGCCCCCGAGGCGTTCCGTGAGGACCGCGTGCTCAACCTGTGGGCCGGGGCCTGGCGGGCCGACGGCCGGATCCTGCCGGCCACCAGCCCGGTCGACGGCACCCCCGTCGCCGGGGTGCCCCGGCTCGACGTGGACACCGCCCGGCAGGCCGTCCGCGCCGCCCTCGACCAGCACCGCGCCTGGCGGGTGATCCCCCTCCCCGAGCGCAGGGCGCGGGTCTCGGCCGCCCTGGACGCCCTGGCCGAGCACCGCGTGCTGCTCGCCCTCCTCCTGGTCTGGGAGATCGGCAAACCCTGGCGGCTCGCCCTGGCCGACGTCGACCGGGCCATCGACGGAGTCCGCTGGTACGTCGGCGGGATCGACGACATGGTCGAGTGGCGCCGCCCGCTGCCCGGCCCGGTCGGCAACATCGCCGGCTGGAACTACCCCATGAGCATCCTGGTGCACGCGATGCTCGTGCAGGCGCTGGCCGGCAACGCCGCCATCGCCAGGACCCCCACCGACGGGGGCCCGGCCTGCCTCACCCTCGCCTGCGCGCTCATCGCCCGCGAGGACGTACCGGTGACCCTGGTCAGCGGCGGCGACGAGGTCTGCGAGGCGCTGGTGCGGGCCCCGGAGATCGGCTGCGTCTGCTCCGTCGGCGGCCGGGACGCGGGCGACCGGGTCGCCGCCGCCCTCACCGACCCGGGATTACGCCATGTCATCGGACAGGAGGGCCTGAACACCTGGGGCGTGTGGGACTACAGCGACTGGGAGTCCCTGGCCGGTCACCTCCGCGGGACCTTCGACTACGCCAAGCAGCGCCGCACCGCCTACCCCCGCTTCGTCGTGCGGCGCGAACTCCTGGCCGACTTCCTGTCCGCCTACCTGCCCGTCGTGCGCTCCGTGCGCCTGGGCCACCCGCTCGCCGTGGACGACCCCGGGGACGACCTTCCCGAGCTCGACTTCGGGCCGCTGATCAACGCGGCCAAGGCCAAGGAACTGGAGGACCTCGTCTCCGAGGCCATCGACCGCGGCGCCACCCCGCTCCACCGCGGCAGCCTCGCCGACGCCCGCCTGCTGCCCGGCCAGGACACCTCCGCCTACCTGGCGCCGGTCACCCTCCTCGACCCGCCCGCCACCTCCCCGCTGCACCATGCGGAACCCTTCGGCCCGGTCGACACGATCGTCCTGGTCGACACCGAGGCGGAACTGCTGGCCGCCATGAACGCCGGCGACGGCGCCCTCGTCGCCACCCTCTCCACCGACGACGAGGACACCTACGCCCGCCTCGCCCCGGACATCCGCGCCTTCAAGGTCGGCCACAACAGGCCCCGGTCCCGCGGCGACCGCGCCGAGCCCTTCGGCGGCCTCGGCGCCTCCTGGCGCGGCGCCTTCGTCGGCGGCGACCTGCTGGTCCGCGCCGTCACGCGCGGCCCCGCGGGCGAACGCCCCCCGGGGAACTTCCCCGGCTACCACCTGATGCCGCCCGAGGCTGTGTAG